AGGAACAGCGGTATGCATGAAGCGGTATCGTTCCAGGCCAGTGGTAAGATGTGGGAAATTCACATTCTCATTGAGATTGATGCGAATGTGATCGACTTTTCTGCTTTCAGTTGTCGCCTCTTGCGTGACTTCCGCCATGAATTGGTGTTCCCTGATATAGTTGGCCTGTGGATCGCTTATGCTACAGGTTAACGAACACTGTGTCAATAAGGCAAGAAATCCTGTCAGAATCCCAATTTTGTTATACTGGCAGCGTGCCTATTATTCAGTATAATGGTCCAACGATTACCAAGTCCTTTGGCTCCCGAGTAGGAGGGAAGAATGGCTAACATTCAAGAGCGTATTACCGCAATTGTTATTGATGTTCTAGGTGTTGATGAATCCCGTGTTGTCCCAGACGCACGTTTTCGTGAAGATCTGGAAGCAGATTCACTCGATCTTGTTGAACTGATTATGCAGTTCGAGGAAGAATTCGGTGGCGAAATCAGTGATGAAGATGCCCAGAAAATTGAAACGGTCGGGCAGGCTGTCACCTATATCGAAACCCACATGGACTAAATTGTCCATTTTCTAACTGGACAGTATATGTCATCAAATGCGGGTAGCCTACAAGCTACCCGCGTTCTGTTTGTTGACTGCGTGTGATAAAAACCAGCACTAAGAAGAGTATATAAAGTATCAATATCCCTGCGGCGCCGATGCTGAGCGCGGCGCTAATGTTGAGAGTGTTTAGGGCGTCCAGGCTGCCCCATACCCCTCCGATCGTGCTGATAATTCCCCCGATCACCAACCCAATGATGAATATGACCCATGGCCACTGTGGCTTGGTGATGATGCCAACGGTGCATATCAGGCTCAAGATAGCAAGCCCAAACTGTTGAGCGTTGTTATTATCGTTGAAGATATTTGCAATACCATTAACGGGTGGTAACTGGGATAGAATGAGCAGGCTTGCCACAAGCAAACCCGCTACCCGGAAAGAAATGCGACTCTTCATAGCGTAAAAAGCCGCAATGACCGTCATGATGAATAAGTGCAGCCTGAGCAGACCACTTATGATCAGCGGTAATGTGCTTTGCTGTGAAGTTGCCAGAATGCTGTTCCATTCTGCCATATCGTAAGCATTCATTATGAATACATGCGTATCATGTTGTACCCATGGTAAAGCGTAGGCAATAGCAGCAAGGCCTAGCCATAACCAGGGCCATAAGGGCTTATAATCTCGCATAGGCGTCAATCAGTCTTGTGTCACTTCTTGTAGGATCGTTTCAATAGCTCGGTCTTGCTCTATTTGGTTTTCGAAAAAATTGCTCATAAATTCACTGTTGCGTTGGCGCAGGGCAAGTGGGGCGACGGTTTGTAGGTCCAGCATGGTTACTTCTGTGCGATCATCAGCCGCAGCATACGCGCGCGCAGCTTCGAACAAAGTATACTCAGCTCGGTGCGAGTCGATTTCCAAACGCAGGACTAGTTCCAGTCCCATTTCTAACACATCATCAGGGATTTGCGTCTTTTTTAGCAGCGAACGTGCATTAATAATTTCCGCTTCTGCGTTTGCTGTAGCGGCTTCCCACTCACGTATAAAACGAGCCGGATTGTAACGATAGGCTCGTGCTCGCTTGTAGACCTCAGCACGATCTTCACGCGTGGTCAGGCCGCGCACGTACACTCTCAGGCCAAAGCGGTCCATAATCTGGGGCCTGAGTCGACCTTCTTCGGGGTTCATAGAGCCTATCAACACAAAGCGAGACCGATAAGTCCCAACTGCGGCACCTCTGCGAACAGTGTAGTTACCCTGTGCGGCAGCATCTAGGATGACATCAATGATCTGATCATCCAGCAAGTTGACCTCGTCAATGTAGAGCAGGTTGTTATCTGCACGAGATAAGATGCCTCGTTCAATCTGGATTTTGTTGCGATGAATGGCTGCGCGTTCATTTGGTGCCCCAACAACGTCTTCAATGCGCGCATTGAGCGGTAATTCAACCAAGCGGACGGGTTCATAATGAGAGATTTTCTCGCCTTGCTTATATTTTTCATAGCAATCTGGGTACAGGTATTGCGCCTCTTCCTCTTCCAGGGCTTCTATATCTTCTTGGAAGACGCCTTCTTCACAATCGCTCACTTCTATATGTGGCAGCACGCTCGTCAGGCTGCGTACAGCTGTGGTCTTACCCGTACCGCGTGGGCCAATGAGTAATACGCCGCCAATGGCCGGATTGATGACGGATAGCATCAGCGCAATACGCATTTCTACTTGGCCGACAATTGCCAGGAAGGGGTAGGGACGGTTTTCTGCTAGCCCCAGGTCTGGTTCTGGGATGTCTGTGATACGTCGGTAGCTGTTCTGGTTTAGCAGTCGCAGTAGGGCGGAGTCATGAGGGCCTGGCGTGTCAAACGTCATTTGAGTTGCTTCTCCTGGCTGCGTTGTTGTTTACGAAAAGCTTGTCGCTCTTCTGCTAATTGAGCGCGCCTTTTTTCTTCATCTGTTTCGTAGGCAAGAGGTGGCACTGACTTAGGATGTCCATCACCATCCAGCGCGACATAGACGATATAAGCCGTATTGCTGATGCGTCGTTCCCCTGTGACGGGGTTTTCTTTGACGACTTCCACACGAACTTCCATGGATGTACGGCCAACGTAGGTGAGTTCTGCGTTAAATTGGACGAAGTTGCCGACGTAGATCGGTTCCATAAAGGTCATAGAATCGACTGAAACGGTCACTGTAGGCGCTTGTGCATGCCGCATGGAGGCAAGTGCCCCGGCTTCGTCTGCCAGCTTCATGATGACGCCGCCATGCACATTACCGTATCCGTTGGTATCCTGAGGACCCATCATCTGGCTGATGGTTACGCGTGATGCTGAGATCGGCTTGCCCTGGTCGGTCATTTCCGCTGCTCTTCCTTGTGGTTGTTCATATATGTTCGTTAATTATGATAATACATGGGTATAGACCTCGCGCAAACGCTGTGCGGAGGCTTCCCAGGTGAATTTAGCGGCTTGTATCAGGCCGTGTTCGATGAGTTTAGCGTGTAGGTCGCTATCCGTTAGCACGCGTTTGATTGCGTGTGTCAATGCTTCAGTGTCATATGGATCTACGATCAGGGCTGCATCACCAGCGACTTCCGGTAGAGAAGAGACATTGGATGTAATGACGGGTGTCCCGCAAGCCATCGCTTCCAATACCGGGAAGCCGAATCCTTCATACAGCGATGGAAAGACCACACAGTTCGCGCTGCTATATAAAGTGGGTAGGTCTGCATCATCTGCGTAACCAATGAGCTTCACGGCATCTTCCATGTGTGTATGCTTGATGGTTTGATGCATCTCATCCTGTAACCATCCCTTACCCCCGGCGATAACTAGGCAGAGATCCATACCCTGGGCCCTTAGCTCTGCCAGACTATGAATAATACGGCTATAGTTTTTGCGCGGCTGGACGGTCCCCACAGAGAGCAAAAATGGCTGCTGGCCGATAGCGTATTTCTGACGCACGTGCTGTTGCTGGGCCGGGTCTGTTACGGGGCGAAAGGCCGTGCTAACGCCGCTGAGGACAACAGAAATTTGGTTTGCAGGGATACCATAAATGTCGATGATGTCGCTTTTCGTAGCGGCGGAATCAGCAATGATATGATCTGCACGTGCTAATGAGCGCGGCACAACCGTATCCAGATAGGCTTTTAGAGGCGGGCTGGCAGCATCTGGCACTTTTACAAAGGATAAATCGTGTACGGTGACGATGGTGCGCGTTTTGGGCAATGTCGGCGGTAGGACGAAGTCCGTCGCGTGGTACAGATCTGTTGGCCCTGTGAAGGCTTCTACAGGTAAAGGAATACGTGCGCGTTGCCAGATACGTGCGAACCATGTCGGTGTGATGCGGGTTGGATAGAGCGTGAAATTGGGCGCTGGGGTAGGGGGTGGTGTATGCTTATTGGCCCCGGCTATGAACAGCTTATAATGCGTTGCCGTATCCAATGAAGCGAGCGCGCCCGTCATTTCACGAACAAGGCGGCCAATACCAGCGCCTTGTTCGTATGCTGCTGTGTAATCAATCGTGATCGTGGTCACATTAGTCGACGTCGTTGTATGTCCAATAGCGATTTGCAAAGAAGTTCCAGATCATCACCGTGAAGACACCCACAAACAGTGTAACGTTGGTGCCAATTTTCGCGGCTGCCAATTCTGGCGACATATTGGCGAAGATGGAGAGATCGCCAATGATTGGATACAACATATCACCAATCGGTTGATATGCCAGGGTAACCCATAATGTGCGGGCGACCCAACCGGAGATGCTCACCAATGTGAACTGAATCAACTGGCGACGAACAGAGCTGGAGCGTGAGTCGGGGTAGGTCCATAACCTGTTCCAGATAAAATTGCTCGTGATGGCTGCGATGAAAGAGATCGTGATGGCAATGGATACGTTGGTAGGGAGGTCGACCCCGTTACTATCCACAGGCGGTAAAATTGTCGACTGTAATATGTTGGTTGTGCCAAAATCGACAACGAAGCCAATCGTCCCAACGATGCAAAATTTGATGAATCGCTCAACCTCTTTGGCTTTGTTACCACCGAACCGGGTTGCAATGGCACGGATCAAGCCATCAATGGGTGTTTGTATAGAATGACCTTTATGTTCATCGGGCACGGGGTTAGCGATCTGAGATGTCATGCGACCCTTACTTTCGTATCACTCACTGTCTGACGATATAAAACAACCAGCAACCCCAAAAGGGTCCCAATATGAAGAAACAGGTTATTTACATACAGGTTATCGAGCAAACCATGAATCGCCAGATAAACCCAGGCAGCAACAAGGCCAATACCTATTGATCGAATGAACTGATCAGGATGCTGCCGAATCCGCCATGTGAAGTAAAGGATACTGAGCCACATGGCCACGTAACAAAACGCGCCAATAATGCCAGCCTCCCCTAGAATATTCAAGTAGTAGTTATGAGCGTGCCCCAGGGCTTCTTGCCAGTTGATGAGACGGTAATCATCATAGGCGACTTCGTAATTGCCCAGCCCCACACCTAACCACGGATTTTCGCGGGCCATGTTGAGTGCTGCTTGCCAATGGGCCAAACGCTCGACAACAGCATAATTCAGCGGCGTAATATCCACCCCTCGGACGTCATAAAGCGTGAAATACTCCGATGTGGCGCTGGTAACACGTTCCATAACCGAGCTTGGGATCAGTCCTGCAAACCATAAGGATGCAATCATCACGATACCCGCTAATGATATCGCGATGCTGTACCAGAGCTTTCTGGGGAGTAAGAAGATCATCACGCCAGCGGACGCAGCAAACCCCAACCATGCGCCCCGGCTCCAGCTCATGAAGAGGGCTAAAACAATAATGATAGAGGCTATGCTGTAAAACAGTACCTTATAAAAATGTACACGCGATACTCGTTTGTGACGAAGCCTGCCCTTTATGAGCTGATTTAACGAGGCATAAGTCATCATCAGGCTGATTGGCGCGATGAGGCCCATAAAGCCACCGAAGGGGTTTGGCTGCTCGAACGTGCCAAATGCCCGGAAGAATCGGTCATTGATTGCAAAATGGTCCGCGCCACTACCGCCCAGGAAGATGAAAACACCTACCAGAGCATTCGCAAGCGCCGCCGCAATAAGGATAAAAACAATCCACTGCCAGCGATTTTTGCCAGCAGTATTTTCAACCATGAACATCATGATCAGGACAGAAAGCCACTTCAGCCATTCTGTCAGCCATGTGCCTATCGAAACAGCGTTGAAAACAGTCAATCCACTAGCAGCGATAAATAGAATGACAGGTATATAAATGGGAGATAATGTAATTTTTGGCAGATAGAGACCATGTTGGGAGCCAGGTCGTATGACGTAATGAACGACGCTGGCGCCAATAGCAGCCAAAAACATCAATTGACCAATATCAAAGGGTAGGGGCCATGCACCTGCCGTTGCTAGTAATGCCCTTAGGGGTGCTACAACCAGGAGGATAGCGATTGATGCCAATGGTGAGATCAACACTGCCAGGAAGGTGCCGACAGCCGCTATAAGCGGTACTGAGACTGTAATCGGCTGGCTTGCTGCAAGGAAGCCGATGATTATAGCGGTAAACAGCCCGAGAACAGACCAACTCCCTGGATAAGGGAGTGGTCTTCTGTTGCCGGGCATAGGTGTCGTATTTTGGGTCAAGATGCTTCGAGTAAGTTAGGAGACTTTGCGAAAGTAAGCGATGGTCTTCTTGAGGCCTTCTTCGAGTGGCACCACGGGTTCCCATCCTAAGATTTCGCGTGCACGGGTGTTATCCGGTTGGCGTGTCTGGGGGTCACCCTGAATGCGCAATTCTTCTTTGTAGATGATGCCAGCGTCGCTATCTGCGACTTTATTGACGATTTCAGCAAATTCTTTAATGGAGATTTCGCGTGTGGTACCGATATTAACTGGCTCTGAGAAGTCAGAGTTCAGCAGGCGGTAAACCCCTTCCACAAGGTCATCTACATACTGGAAGCAGCGTGTCTGCGCGCCATCACCATACACGGTGAGCGGCTCATTGCGGATTGCCTGCCCGATGAAGTTCGGCACGACGCGGCCATCATCAAGGCGCATACGCGGCCCATAGGTGTTGAAGATGCGGACAATGCGTGTTTCCAGGTCATGATAACGATGGTACGCCATAACCAGAGCTTCAGCATATCGTTTTGCTTCGTCATAGACGCCGCGTGGCCCGATGGGGTCTACATTCCCTGCATAGGATTCTTTTTGAGGATGTTCCAGAGGGTCACCGTAGATTTCCGAGGTAGAGGCGAGGACGAATCGTGCCCCTTTTGCACGTGCTAGGCCCAACGCGTTATGTGTACCCATGGCACCGACTTTAAGTGTCTGAATGGGGTATTTTAGATAATCAATTGGACTGGCTGGCGACGCAAAATGCATAACGACATCAACATCACCTTTGACGTGGATGAAGTTGCTCACATCATGGTGGATAAATTCAAAATTAGGATTGCCCATGTTATGTTCGATGTTGGCGAGGCTGCCAGTGATCAGATTATCTAATGCGACAACCTGATGGC
The Phototrophicus methaneseepsis DNA segment above includes these coding regions:
- a CDS encoding glycosyltransferase family 4 protein, encoding MTTITIDYTAAYEQGAGIGRLVREMTGALASLDTATHYKLFIAGANKHTPPPTPAPNFTLYPTRITPTWFARIWQRARIPLPVEAFTGPTDLYHATDFVLPPTLPKTRTIVTVHDLSFVKVPDAASPPLKAYLDTVVPRSLARADHIIADSAATKSDIIDIYGIPANQISVVLSGVSTAFRPVTDPAQQQHVRQKYAIGQQPFLLSVGTVQPRKNYSRIIHSLAELRAQGMDLCLVIAGGKGWLQDEMHQTIKHTHMEDAVKLIGYADDADLPTLYSSANCVVFPSLYEGFGFPVLEAMACGTPVITSNVSSLPEVAGDAALIVDPYDTEALTHAIKRVLTDSDLHAKLIEHGLIQAAKFTWEASAQRLREVYTHVLS
- a CDS encoding acyl-CoA thioesterase, whose translation is MTDQGKPISASRVTISQMMGPQDTNGYGNVHGGVIMKLADEAGALASMRHAQAPTVTVSVDSMTFMEPIYVGNFVQFNAELTYVGRTSMEVRVEVVKENPVTGERRISNTAYIVYVALDGDGHPKSVPPLAYETDEEKRRAQLAEERQAFRKQQRSQEKQLK
- a CDS encoding O-antigen ligase family protein, which encodes MTQNTTPMPGNRRPLPYPGSWSVLGLFTAIIIGFLAASQPITVSVPLIAAVGTFLAVLISPLASIAILLVVAPLRALLATAGAWPLPFDIGQLMFLAAIGASVVHYVIRPGSQHGLYLPKITLSPIYIPVILFIAASGLTVFNAVSIGTWLTEWLKWLSVLIMMFMVENTAGKNRWQWIVFILIAAALANALVGVFIFLGGSGADHFAINDRFFRAFGTFEQPNPFGGFMGLIAPISLMMTYASLNQLIKGRLRHKRVSRVHFYKVLFYSIASIIIVLALFMSWSRGAWLGFAASAGVMIFLLPRKLWYSIAISLAGIVMIASLWFAGLIPSSVMERVTSATSEYFTLYDVRGVDITPLNYAVVERLAHWQAALNMARENPWLGVGLGNYEVAYDDYRLINWQEALGHAHNYYLNILGEAGIIGAFCYVAMWLSILYFTWRIRQHPDQFIRSIGIGLVAAWVYLAIHGLLDNLYVNNLFLHIGTLLGLLVVLYRQTVSDTKVRVA
- a CDS encoding acyl carrier protein; translation: MANIQERITAIVIDVLGVDESRVVPDARFREDLEADSLDLVELIMQFEEEFGGEISDEDAQKIETVGQAVTYIETHMD
- a CDS encoding GtrA family protein codes for the protein MTSQIANPVPDEHKGHSIQTPIDGLIRAIATRFGGNKAKEVERFIKFCIVGTIGFVVDFGTTNILQSTILPPVDSNGVDLPTNVSIAITISFIAAITSNFIWNRLWTYPDSRSSSVRRQLIQFTLVSISGWVARTLWVTLAYQPIGDMLYPIIGDLSIFANMSPELAAAKIGTNVTLFVGVFTVMIWNFFANRYWTYNDVD
- a CDS encoding ATP-binding protein — translated: MTFDTPGPHDSALLRLLNQNSYRRITDIPEPDLGLAENRPYPFLAIVGQVEMRIALMLSVINPAIGGVLLIGPRGTGKTTAVRSLTSVLPHIEVSDCEEGVFQEDIEALEEEEAQYLYPDCYEKYKQGEKISHYEPVRLVELPLNARIEDVVGAPNERAAIHRNKIQIERGILSRADNNLLYIDEVNLLDDQIIDVILDAAAQGNYTVRRGAAVGTYRSRFVLIGSMNPEEGRLRPQIMDRFGLRVYVRGLTTREDRAEVYKRARAYRYNPARFIREWEAATANAEAEIINARSLLKKTQIPDDVLEMGLELVLRLEIDSHRAEYTLFEAARAYAAADDRTEVTMLDLQTVAPLALRQRNSEFMSNFFENQIEQDRAIETILQEVTQD
- a CDS encoding UDP-glucuronic acid decarboxylase family protein, translating into MRIVITGGAGFIGSHLGDRFLAEGHQVVALDNLITGSLANIEHNMGNPNFEFIHHDVSNFIHVKGDVDVVMHFASPASPIDYLKYPIQTLKVGAMGTHNALGLARAKGARFVLASTSEIYGDPLEHPQKESYAGNVDPIGPRGVYDEAKRYAEALVMAYHRYHDLETRIVRIFNTYGPRMRLDDGRVVPNFIGQAIRNEPLTVYGDGAQTRCFQYVDDLVEGVYRLLNSDFSEPVNIGTTREISIKEFAEIVNKVADSDAGIIYKEELRIQGDPQTRQPDNTRAREILGWEPVVPLEEGLKKTIAYFRKVS